CACTATCATCTAGATACTTGACAACAGTTTTTCCAACGCGTGGACTGTATCTACCATGACCATCATCAGAATCGACATAATAGAGCTGGAACTCACGACCCAATTCGAGAACCTTGAATTTAGACATATCAAAAAAGCTAGTGGAACATGGATCAAACAACTGTGTCATAGCATAATCACTCAGCGGATGGAGGAAAGTCAACGTACGAGGTAGATAAGGATGTTCCTCGACTTTGACCGGCCATCCACGAATCAAACCCTCCTCCGCCTGCTCATACTGAGGCTTGATAAGTAAGATACTATTCTGTGAGAGGCAGAATCTTAAGGGGGTTTCTGGTGAGAAGACGACGTCGGGGCGGATCGGAATGTCATGTGACGGTAAAAGGGGTTTATTCGGCTGCTTGGCGGCGTTTCGCCATGAAGAGCATACGCAACGGAACTGGAATAGATCGAagggagatttcagagatttcGAAATCAGCTCCAACATATCCTTGGGAAGCCTTGTCCAATCGACCAGGCTATTAGGGGCACAGGGAAAGTATTTTCAcaatcaataatttaattaaatttttctcaaaaaaacgATCAAAAGTGAGATTTCGAAAGCTCACCTCCTTTCCTTGTCGGCGACATGAACTAAGAGTAACTTGATCGGAAATGTTGTTGTGGATCGTCTGATTTTGCTTAGCTATAGTGCTTTCCAAAGCCTCAGCTCTCACGAGCAAACGCTCCGTTCGGCTTCTCAACTCTTCTTCAGTCTCCACGCTTGCTTCCCGAGCTACAGTTTCCTCAGATCTCCTTCTGTTCGCCATgcctgcctttttttttttacttaaaagaCTCGTTCATTCGCCGGAGGTGATGGGGATCTGCTCAAGCACAGATTTTCGCGAGAGAGAAAGCCACAGATTTTCGAAAATCAGGTCTAACTACGATTGAGATTTGACCCGACCCGTAATATATTTACGGGTCTAATAACCAATCGGGTCTAGATAGATGTGGCTAAACCGAACCAtaaatagtattattatatagaggtatttgtgtttttagtaCGTTTTCaagaaataattgattttttttagtacgTTTACTATTAATAATTCACAATTAAAGAAATAGTAcatttgagagagaaaagaagatggCGTGAGTGATAGAGAGAAAAATAGGTGgcgtgagtgagagagagagaggtagagGGAAAAGTAGGGTCagcagtaatttttttttcactcttttcttcttccatcgacgtagctttacttttttttttttattacacttCTTAATCTAAACTTTGAAATACACTCGAGTATAAATTagcttttttttgaaattttcaaatatataacaatctatattttttctttataatttgatattcattttattttattattttaaatatattttatataaaaattgatgtaTATGATTGTTCTGTATATTGGATGGTTTTTAATCCTTATACGTTTATTGTTAGATGATTTTAATCCCCACGTTTGCTGCTAGATTATTTTTATCTGTACATATTTATGATTAGatagtttttattatatatgtctttttacatttaataaagTGTAcagatacaaaatttgtaaaaaatatttaacattatcatataaaatcatcaaacaaaatgcatatcaaattataaaaaacctATATATTTCAAACCATCGAGTTATAAATGTGTACAGATCAAAACCATTCAGGCATAAACATATACAGATCAAAACAATCCAGCAATAAATATGTACAGATTAAAAATCATCGAGTGTAcagaacaatcatatatatcagttgtgatataaaatatatttaaaataataaaacaaaaatgtatattaaattgtcaagaaaaaaaatctatgttttttgtatgtgaaaagatttttttttgttaattatattaacaGTTATTTGAGTAGTTatgataaaaagagaaagaaaaaggaaaaaagtaataataaaaatgatttttttttctcgcacTCACACCCTCTGTGTCTGTTTCTCACGGTCCCACCAACTAACACACACTCACACACGCTCTTCTCTCTCACCAcccatttttctaattttaaatagtaaacgtacttattttataagaacTTCTCAAAAACGTACTAAAACTGCAACATCCCCTATTATATATCAATCAAACCGAATCTGAACCAAAAATTGATAATACTACTGTACAAGACAAAACGCCCACTCTTCAACTCGGCTGGGCCGTATTTTAACCcgaattgttttttataaaagcCCTTTAAGAGCCCGAAAATCTCATGTTTTGAACtcgcaagttttttttttgttttgatctaCTCAGGGTGAGTTAGGTACATTTTCTCATAAATTGATTGTTATCGATTTCAATTTCCATTGGTGGGTTATAATCGATTTGAATATAATTGCTAGATTGCAGATTCTATTCTATTGACAAGCAGCGATTAAGTTGAGTGGTATGTCTGAAAAGGCTTATTCTAGATCAGTCAATAGTCTTTAAAACGTTATTGGGATCAAGTGAGTTTTCTTTTCAAGTCTTTTACTGAATATGTGTTGGTGGTGATGGAGTTATATCGCTTGATGCATGTGCATGTGTGTTTTTAAAGGAAATTTCAGGACTAAGCTTAATGTAAGAGAATTGGCTGTTCAGTTTGGCTGCGTTTaggataattaaatttgtgCAAATCAAAATGTGCTTTGCTCGTAAGtcctctctctttttcatttgtgTTACTTAAATTTTTTGCATTTCGTATGTTTGTTGAAATGCCTCATATAAATTTGTTGGTCATGTTTTTGCATTCTTAAACTCAACCAATtgcttatttttctttgttgctCTTTAGGTATAAGGACCGGTTTCTTGCATCACTACCAGCGTCGAGACGTGCAAATGCTGACTTTACTagaactgtatatatatatatagctgttGCTTTTATGTGTTAAAAAGCAGAAGGTAATACTTTGATTCCTTTCCGTTTTGAGGGAATATTAAGAATATTTATCTGTGTTATCTATTTACAGCTTAAGGTGGATAGCCTTAGTCTGATTGAGGTTTGTGGAACATCAGAGTCTGAGTTCTCTTGCGTAAGTGTTATTTCATCCAgctaaattcttttttttttttttctattcttgtATGTGATGTTGATAGCAGTAGTACTATGGTTGGTTCATTAATGAACAATGCAATTTATTTGTGATCTCCCTTGCCTTGATAACAGCTTTCACATGtaattgtttgtgttgtgtttcttGATTTGGTTCAATATTTATCAAGTGTTGGAGAGTGTGTGTCAAATAAAGATAGTCAAGTgttatacacaatttttttaaaacaaaatttaaatttttagaaccTCTACGATTGGACTATTCCAAATTTAtaagtatctaaaattttagttttgtatttttttcaattattgtaTAGATGGAACCTCCAAACTTAGAAGCATGGGTGGATTTGCTTTAAACATCCCTAGTTACTTACCGCGAGAGAATGAGAAAGACACAGATCTCGAAAATCGGGTCTAACTATATTTTGTTCTCTCACATTTTATTTGCTAAAATATATTCTGGTATCTGGTTGGTCATCATGATCCAATTCAAGGAGTTGTAGAATATTGGTGTTACTGAATTTCACACAAATGACTAGACTCGAAAACATTGATATGATGTAACTTAGGAAACGAAAGATGAATTTAAGTATTGACTGACATCACTAGTGAAACCTTTGAGGAGTTGACCTTCTTACTGATATCCTATCAGTAATCCAGGTGGGTGGAGGCCAAAACAGCTTGGCATATTCAGGGTGTTGGCGCACCAGCTTCATTTCCTGAGACGCAAAATCACACACTCCAAAATCCTCCTCACTCATGGTGTTCAAGTCTTCCCAATCAAAGACGAAACCGTGGAAGAAGACACATCCACCATAGAGAGGTAAAAAATCAGAAGCTGAAGCGGAGAATGAGGATTCATCACCAAGGAACAAGATTTTATCCCCAAGATCCTTAACCTCAACCCaaatcttctctctttccaCAAATTTAAAGACTGTAATCTTGCGGATTATCTCATTTGCTATAATGTCATCCAAGTGATACTCGACATCCTCTTCATCGAAGTTCCAAAGAGATACTGCATCAAATTCCATACCCAAGTACATATCGACCAGCAACATTTCACCAGAGGATTCAATCAGAAACTTCTTGTTACCGCCAAACACAGGATTTGCGGCCAGTACTGTCAATTTCAGAGAAGGGAGATCTACAGCCACAGTCGTCCCATCTTTCGTGACCGCAAAGAAACATCCATTGAACAAAATCACATCGCAAAAATAACAAGAAGGCATGTCGTCGTCATTGATCTACAGTCCATGCTTGATCCCAAGAAGTATACACAGCTAACCTTCCAGACTTGTTAATCGTAAGCAACACAAACTTAGACTGATCCTCATCACTATCATCTAGATACTTGACAACAGTTTTTTCATAATGGAGCTGGAATTCACGACCCAATTCGCGAACCTTGAATTTAGACATATCAAGAACGCGAGTGGAACATGGAGGAAATAAATGTGTCATAGCATAATCAGCCAGCGGATGGAGGATAGTCAACTTACGAGGTAGATCATGAGAATGTTCCTCGACTTTCACCAGCCCATCCACCAATCAAACCCTCCGCCTGTTCATAGTTAGGCTTGATAAGTAAGATACTCCACTGCGAGAGGCAGAACCTTAAGGCGGTATCTGTGTAGACGACGTCGGGGTGGCTCGGAATGTCATGTGACGGTAGAAGGCGTTTACTCGGCTTGGCGGCGTTTCGCCATGAAGAGCATACACAACGGAACTGGAAAAGATCGAAGgaagattttagagatttcgAAATCAGCTCTAGCATATCCTTCGGTAGCGTTCCCCAATCGACTACCATCGTTGTAACTTGTATTGTATTGATGAAACCCTTGTAGCTTAAGCTAGCTAGGTCGTCAGAGAAAGACACAGATTAggtctaaaattttatttattatgagaTTTGACCCTACCCGCCGGGTCTAATAACCAATCCGGTTTAGATAGATGTTGGTAAACCGAACCATAATTTTATCAAACCGAATCTGAAtcaaaaaattgatatttcatacacttcaactctctctctcgctcaaACCCATTTTTCCTAAAACCctcgtctctcttcttcataGCCATGGCGAGGTTTCCGACTTCTCCGGCGCCTAACCTCCTCTTGAGGCTCTTCTCGTCAAACAAACGGTCGTCATCTCCTACCGCCGCGCTTTTAACCGGAGATTTCCAGCTGATTCGTCATTTCTCCGCCGGAACAGCTGCTCGTGCGGCCAAGGATGAGAAAGAACCATGGTGGAAAGAATCGATGGACAAGCTTCGCAACATCGGGATCTCTGCTCATATAGACTCTGGGAAGACTACTTTGACTGAGCGTGTTCTTTTCTATACGGGTCGGATCCATGAGATCCACGAAGTCAGAGGTAGAGACGGCGTTGGAGCTAAAATGGACTCCATGGAATTAGAGCGAGAGAAAGGTATCACCATCCAATCAGCCGCTACTTACTGTACTTGGAAGGATTACAAGGTGACGAGATTTTTCTTGCTGATTCTGTAATTCTCCATTTCTTATCAGATTCGTTTACTTTTGCTAAATCGAAGTCTTAATCCTATTGAATTTCACTTTTTTGATTGTTGTTCAGGTTAATATTATTGATACGCCTGGTCACGTTGACTTCACCATTGAAGTGGAGAGGGCTCTACGTGTACTAGACGGAGCGATTCTAGTTCTGTGCAGTGTTGGTGGTGTACAGAGTCAGTCTATTACAGTTGATAGGCAAATGAGGAGATATGAAGTCCCCAGAGTTGCGTTTATCAACAAGCTTGATAGAATGGGAGCAGATCCATGGAAAGTCTTGAACCAAGTGCGTGTTAAACTTAGTGATCCTTTTTATGCTTTAAGTATAGCTTTACTGGttgtaacttcttttttttttatcttacttTCACTAGGCAAGAGCTAAGCTCCGACATCATAGTGCAGCTGTGCAAGTGCCCATTGGTCTAGAAGAAAATTTCCAGGGTCTTATAGACCTTATTCATGTGAAAGCTTATTTCTACCACGGATCCAGCGGGTTTCTGTTAtttatattcattattttaaGAATTGCTTATGTTGTAGTTGGGGCACatgtatatgtttatatgttgtgaCATTTTTGCTTTTTCTGTAAATTGCAGTGAGAATGTTGTGGCTGGTGATATTCCTGCTGATATGGAAGGTTTGGTTGCAGACAAGAGGCGAGAATTGATTGAGACCGTCTCTGAAGTTGATGATATACTCGCAGAGAAATTTCTAAACGATGAGCCTGTATCTGCTTCTGAGCTTGAGGTTTGTTCTTTTTCATATGAGCTGTGGCACATATAATCTCGATGACATTCATATTCTTTGCATGAAACATAGGAGGATGAGTCCCGAGATATAGATAGGTATTGTTGGCAACTTATGTTATAAAAGTCGTTGATTTCACTTAAACAGATATCAATCCTGAGGGAATGTTGAATCACACGGGTCCTAACTTGCCTTAGGCATTGTCTTAATTTCATTGTGTTATCTTTGATTTCTATGGGCCATGAATTGCTGCGTTTAGTTGCTCTTTTACTTGCAGTGTTGTTATTGTAACTTTTTTGGCCTGCTGTGTATATACACAGGAAGCTATTCGTAGAGCTACCATAGCGCAAAAGTTTGTTCCCGTATTTATGGGTAGTGCATTCAAAAACAAGGTAATTGAATATTCGAAAGATGATATTGCTCTAGTCTGGATTACATAGCACTTACGTTTCTCTTTGTCCTGTTGTGTCtgtattaaaaaagttttaaacatCTGCCGTGCTCCCTTAATTTGTGTCTGCAGGGAGTACAACCTCTACTAGATGGTGTTATAAGTTATCTCCCTTCTCCAAATGAAGTCAATAACTATGCTCTTGACCAGACAAATAATGAAGAGAGGGTACTCAActtgtaattttatttcatagGAGAAATATGTCGGTTCTAAAGGAATGATTTTCAGGTAACCTTGACTGGATCTCCAGATGGACCTCTTGTGGCGCTGGCTTTCAAACTAGAGGAGGGTCGTTTTGGTCAGCTGACATATTTGAGGTAAATGCTGAACTCCCTCTTGATTATATATGGGATGCTTTCTGAATAAGAAAAGTATTTTGTGCCCTTCTGTTATGCATGAATTTGTGAATGCTAactcatgtttttttgtttgttgatgaagAGTTTATGAAGGTGTGATTAAAAAGGgtgattttataataaatgtcAATACTGGAAAAAGAATTAAGGTTAGTTCTTGGATCTTAGTATTGCTTTGAGATTTTTAACGTCATGAAGTCTTGTGCATAAATTTATACCAAAATACACTGAAGAAGTATAGTTTTCTTGCCCCTGGCCTGACATGAATACAGTCTTTCATCTGCTTCATGTAAACATAATCATACATGCAGAATATCTGAAGTTCAGACTActtgtcatctttttttttaacccttgcAAGTACTCCCTGTGATACTTGATTTTACCTTATGGCTGTTTAATGTCTCTTGATCTAGGTTCCTCGCTTGGTCCGTATGCATTCGAATGATATGGAGGTTAGTTGAAGTTTATTTACGGTAGCTCCGTGGTGGCAGCTTTAGTGCCATGTGACTGGATTCTAAATTCTTATTCTATTTTCAGGATATTCAAGAGGCACACGCTGGACAAATCGTAGCTGTGTTTGGTGTTGAGTGTGCATCAGGTACAATAGAAATTTCTTCTTTGCTCCGGGGATGAAACTCTGATATTGTGTTTCTTGTTAGGTCAAATTTCTAACCTCAATACATAATCAGGTGATACATTTACGGATGGATCAGTGAAGTACACAATGACATCGATGAGTGTTCCTGAACCTGTTATGTCATTAGCTGTTCAACCGGTTTCAAAAGATTCTGGGGGACAGGTAACTTCTGTGATTCTTTTGTAACTAAAACAATTCACATGTTTCCTTTAATTTCTGGCTCTGAGAAATCTgcaattgatatatattttcctgTGTTAGTTTTCAAAAGCATTGAATCGATTCCAGAAAGAAGATCCTACTTTCCGAGTGGGATTAGACCCCGAGAGTGGCCAGGTATCATCATTTAAAGAACTCTGTTACTTCTCATCACCACTCTCATATATCACCTGTAGTATTCTACATTGCTGATTCTTCCATGTATCCTTTTGGGACAGACCATTATTTCTGGTATGGGGGAATTGCATTTGGACATCTATGTTGAACGCATCCGCAGAGAATATAAGGTGCCTGACTTTAAGCCTACATTACGTTCTTACTTCATCTCTTCTCGTCACTCGTCAGAATCCCTTATTTCTGCAAATTTCAAACAGGTTGATGCGACGGTGGGCAAACCCCGTGTCAATTTTAGGGAAACTATTACTCAGCGGGCTGAGTTCGATTATTTACACAAGAAGCAGAGTGGAGGAGCGGGTCAGTACGGTAGGGTTACAGGGTGAGTATCAAAAACTTATAGTGCCTAAATGATGTAATTTTGGATCCTTTCTAAACCAATTCACGTCTGgttaaattatttacaatttttaggTACGTGGAACCACTTCCACCGGGTTCTACAGAGAAGTTTGAATTCGAAAACATGATTGTTGGGCAAGCAATTCCGTCTGGTTTTATCCCAGCAATTGAGAAAGGTTTCAAAGAAGCTGCAAACTCGTGAGTGGTCTTGTCTTTCTCAATTTTCCTTTCCCTCTTGTTTTGGTTGAGGAAATATTGTAAGTGATTGTGAAACCCTCAATTCCATTGCAGGGGCTCGCTAATTGGTCACCCTGTAGAAAATCTCAGAATAGTATTGACAGATGGAGCAGCACACGCGGTCGATTCCAGTGAACTTGCGTTTAAAATGGCTGCAATATATGCATTCAGACTGTGTTACACAGCAGCGAGACCGGTGATTCTAGAGCCTGTGATGTTGGTCGAGTTGAAAGTACCAACAGAGTTTCAGGGTACTGTCGCTGGTGACATCAACAAGTAAGCTCCAAACATTAAACCCTTTAACAATAATACCTTTTCTCCTTGTCCTATTTAGTATAATAACTcaacttcttgttttttttaggaGGAAAGGTATAATCGTTGGAAACGATCAAGAGGGTGACGATTCAGTAATCACAGCCAATGTAAGAAGCAAAAGCAAACGATAGCCAAATTTCCCCCACCAAGTTTTGAAATCGTAACTAAGAGTGTAAATGTTGTTGGTGTTTTTAACAGGTGCCTTTGAACAACATGTTTGGTTATTCCACTTCTCTCCGGTCCATGACTCAAGGAAAAGGAGAATTCACGATGGAATACAAAGAACATAGTGCTGTGTCCAACGAAGTCCAGGCTCAGCTCGTCAACGCTTACAACGCCAGCAAAGCTGCTGAATAATCAATCCCTCGATAGATTGTTTTTTCATAATCTTgttaacattattattattttatacggTTCacagaaccaacaaaaaaaaatcactcagcATAAATTGCCTAATGGGCGTTGTGTGAAGAAAATCACTATGTTTATTGGGGCCATAGGTAggtcatattttttgttatctctATTTTCCACCAGTCCCACTCATCATTTTGATTATTGTAAACCATCAAATATTTTTCACTGTTATACTTACTATCTTTAGTTCTCCATATAATAAGATAGGTTCAACAACAAgccaaccaaaacaaaatcgttagagacaacaacaataatTGAGATAGATAGAGTCGTATTCACGTAAACAaataagagaaagagaagaagatgcaacAAACAGTCTCTAACGAACGACGTcagactttttttctttataacttcATCTCAAAGCCActcctttattttcttcttcaaccgGAGTTGGTGACGACGACATCTCATCTCCCTTaaaatgaccattatacccttTGGTTCAGTTGTTGCTCTTACtcctatttctattttcttctttttttctcctataTCTAATatttgcttccttttttttttttttttttttttttttttttttttttttttttttttttttttttNGTATTTTGATTCCTTAACATATATGATGCTATGAGAGCCTATGACCACTGAGGTCTATGACCTCTTCAAAGGATAATTCTGTTGTTTTGGTAATACTAATCAAAtgttatctttttatattcaaCAGTCAacatcaaattctttttttcttctttttattcaacAAGTCGAATCTaatttttggtgtgttttggTTAGCTAAAATAACTTACAACAAAACTAATCATAATCCAgtgtatataatatttagtaacCAAACGGTCAAGCCCCCATCAAACCAacatctttttcatatttataacaTAGCTTTTCCCTCCACGCAACTTCAAccaatatcccaaaaaaaaaaacaaattacatctcTTCACTTCACATCACAccatgaatcatcatcatcttccatgcAATCTCAAACCCTTCACaaccatcttctccttcttccttctctatCTCAATCTCCATAACCTACAAACCATCGAATCTCGAAACCCATCTCAGTTTACAACGACCAACCCAACCCCTGACGTTTCTATACCGGAGATCAAACATCACCTTCAACGGTACGGTTACCTCCCTCAAAACAACGACGTCGACGACGTTTCGTTCGAGCAAGCTCTCTCTCGTTACCAGAAAAATCTCGGTCTACCGATAACCGGGAAACCAGATTCCGACACGTTGTCACATATTCTATTACCAAGATGTGGATTCCCTGATGACGTGGTGGACCACAAAACGTCACCGTTTCACACAAGGAAAAAATACGTGTACTTCCCCGGACGTCCCAGGTGGACAAAAGATGTCCCACTGAACCTCACCTACGCCTTCTCGCAGGATAACCTAACTCCTTACTTGACACCAACAGAGATACGGCGCGTGTTCAGACGCGCTTTCGCCAAGTGGGCTTCGGTGATCCCCGTAAGCTTCGTCGAGACAGAGGACTACGTCGAGGCAGACATCAAGATCGGATTCTTCGCCGGAGATCACGGCGACGGAGAGCCGTTCGACGGCGTTTTAGGTGTTTTAGCGCACACTTTCTCGCCGGAGAACGGTAGGCTTCATCTGGATAAAGCGGAGACGTGGGCCGTTGATTTCGATGAGGAGAAATCCAGGGTGGCCGTGGATTTGGAATCTGTGGCGGTGCACGAGATAGGTCACGTGCTTGGACTAGGGCATAGCTCGGTGAAAGACGCCGCTATGTATCCAACGTTGAAGCCAAGGAGCAAGAAAGTGAATTTGAACGTGGACGACGTCGTTGGAGTACAGTCTTTGTACggaacaaaccctaattttacgTTAAGTAGTTTACTTGCGTCAGAAACTTCGACCAACCTAGCTGATGGTTCGATGATGCGGCCGTCTGAAGGAATCATCTATTCGACTTTGACTACTGTTATGGCGGCTCTTGTTTTCTTAATTGGTAGGTTCGTATAGACTAGATACAATTTCTTTATTAAAAGTAAAGGAATATGAttagttcaaagttcaaacaaatCT
The sequence above is drawn from the Camelina sativa cultivar DH55 chromosome 4, Cs, whole genome shotgun sequence genome and encodes:
- the LOC104784414 gene encoding uncharacterized protein LOC104784414 — encoded protein: MANRRRSEETVAREASVETEEELRSRTERLLVRAEALESTIAKQNQTIHNNISDQVTLSSCRRQGKEPGRLDKASQGYVGADFEISEISLRSIPVPLRMLFMAKRRQAAE
- the LOC104783054 gene encoding elongation factor G-2, mitochondrial, with amino-acid sequence MARFPTSPAPNLLLRLFSSNKRSSSPTAALLTGDFQLIRHFSAGTAARAAKDEKEPWWKESMDKLRNIGISAHIDSGKTTLTERVLFYTGRIHEIHEVRGRDGVGAKMDSMELEREKGITIQSAATYCTWKDYKVNIIDTPGHVDFTIEVERALRVLDGAILVLCSVGGVQSQSITVDRQMRRYEVPRVAFINKLDRMGADPWKVLNQARAKLRHHSAAVQVPIGLEENFQGLIDLIHVKAYFYHGSSGENVVAGDIPADMEGLVADKRRELIETVSEVDDILAEKFLNDEPVSASELEEAIRRATIAQKFVPVFMGSAFKNKGVQPLLDGVISYLPSPNEVNNYALDQTNNEERVTLTGSPDGPLVALAFKLEEGRFGQLTYLRVYEGVIKKGDFIINVNTGKRIKVPRLVRMHSNDMEDIQEAHAGQIVAVFGVECASGDTFTDGSVKYTMTSMSVPEPVMSLAVQPVSKDSGGQFSKALNRFQKEDPTFRVGLDPESGQTIISGMGELHLDIYVERIRREYKVDATVGKPRVNFRETITQRAEFDYLHKKQSGGAGQYGRVTGYVEPLPPGSTEKFEFENMIVGQAIPSGFIPAIEKGFKEAANSGSLIGHPVENLRIVLTDGAAHAVDSSELAFKMAAIYAFRLCYTAARPVILEPVMLVELKVPTEFQGTVAGDINKRKGIIVGNDQEGDDSVITANVPLNNMFGYSTSLRSMTQGKGEFTMEYKEHSAVSNEVQAQLVNAYNASKAAE
- the LOC104783055 gene encoding LOW QUALITY PROTEIN: metalloendoproteinase 4-MMP-like (The sequence of the model RefSeq protein was modified relative to this genomic sequence to represent the inferred CDS: deleted 2 bases in 1 codon), whose product is MNHHHLPCNLKPFTTIFSFFLLYLNLHNLQTIESRNPSQFTTTNPTPDVSIPEIKHHLQRYGYLPQNNDVDDVSFEQALSRYQKNLGLPITGKPDSDTLSHILLPRCGFPDDVVDHKTSPFHTRKKYVYFPGRPRWTKDVPLNLTYAFSQDNLTPYLTPTEIRRVFRRAFAKWASVIPVSFVETEDYVEADIKIGFFAGDHGDGEPFDGVLGVLAHTFSPENGRLHLDKAETWAVDFDEEKSRVAVDLESVAVHEIGHVLGLGHSSVKDAAMYPTLKPRSKKVNLNVDDVVGVQSLYGTNPNFTLSSLLASETSTNLADGSMMRPSEGIIYSTLTTVMAACFLNW